One genomic segment of Zerene cesonia ecotype Mississippi chromosome 27, Zerene_cesonia_1.1, whole genome shotgun sequence includes these proteins:
- the LOC119837285 gene encoding uncharacterized protein LOC119837285 translates to MSDEGQKIEPLEKTQVIGVHTVQNIKINKDTIITRNMKLEAKERKTALRDDTNKDPDWSYQSIPKDVAKHAQDFKRNMSECLKEVQAKDNRPIKRLSPKTESPIHGECLIACVLKRNGVIENGKVHKDNLIVLVSKFYAKEDKLIKKLEKGVDHCINSSIKSKDECSLASQLNECTNNIMATNKHKFTVDI, encoded by the exons ATGTCTGATGAGGGTCAAAAAATAGAACCATTAGAAAAGACGCAGGTTATTGGCGTTCATAcagttcaaaatattaaaattaacaaagatACCATTATCACTCGGAATATGAAATTGGAAGCAAAAGAACGAAAAACAG CCCTAAGAGACGACACAAATAAAGACCCGGACTGGTCGTACCAATCAATTCCAAAAGACGTGGCGAAACACGCAcaagattttaaacgcaatatGTCAGAATGCTTAAAAGAAGTACAGGCCAAAGACAATAGACCAATAAAACGATTATCACCAAAAACCGAGTCGCCGATACACGGCGAATGCCTCATTGCGTGTGTATTAAAACGGAATGGCGTTATAGAAAATGGAAAAGTTCACAAAG ATAATCTTATCGTCCTAGTCAGTAAATTCTACGCGAAAGAAGATAAACTTATAAAGAAACTTGAAAAGGGCGTGGATCACTGCATCAACTCCagtataaaaagtaaagaCGAATGTTCCTTAGCATCGCAATTAAACGAATGTACCAATAATATCATGGCAACTAACAAGCATAAATTTACTGTTGATATTTGA
- the LOC119837381 gene encoding uncharacterized protein LOC119837381 produces MPRKPCYWTRKLELLLVDFIRKKEFIWKPIGNTNHHIQQKYKAYAEFASKLGRGFTARSVRDRWVNIRSTFNHNLRKVLKSKVCAKSPDEVYTPCWPLWKPLQFLRDATKKDNCSYEEYNSTQEDYKEVDINLESALADINETDILNIRQTGQRTDRPRKKNKSKRNKVNKCKELLDNLLVSMTPFNVSEQSQPYWFFGRHVTERLNAMRPLDAKCAGREILKLLEGTNDEMDYTLGT; encoded by the exons ATGCCGCGAAAGCCTTGTTATTGGACTCGTAAGTTGGAGCTACTTTTGGTTGACTTCATACGGAAGAAAGAGTTTATTTGGAAGCCAATAGGCAACACAAACCACCATATACAGCAAAAATACAAGGCGTATGCGGAATTCGCTTCGAAATTAGGACGTGGATTTACGG CTCGATCAGTTAGAGACCGCTGGGTGAACATACGAAGCACATTTAATCATAACCTTCGTAAGGTTTTAAAGTCCAAAGTGTGTGCCAAATCTCCAGATGAGGTCTACACACCCTGCTGGCCCTTGTGGAAGCCGCTACAATTCTTAAGAGATGCTACAAAGAAGGATAATTGCTCATATGAG GAGTACAATTCAACACAAGAAGATTACAAAGAAGTGGACATCAATTTGGAGTCAGCTCTAGCTGACATTAATGAAACAGACATTCTAAATATCAGACAAACAGGTCAGAGAACAGATAGGCCGAGGAAAAAGAATAAATCAAAGAGGAATAAAGTTAACAAATGCAAGGAATTGCTGGATAATCTATTGGTATCTATGACTCCGTTTAATGTTTCTGAACAGTCGCAGCCCTACTGGTTTTTTGGTAGGCACGTGACTGAGAGACTGAATGCCATGAGGCCACTAGACGCGAAATGCGCAGGACGAGAAATACTAAAACTGCTTGAAGGAACAAATGATGAAATGGACTACACATTAGGCACCTGA